In the genome of Dermacentor andersoni chromosome 3, qqDerAnde1_hic_scaffold, whole genome shotgun sequence, one region contains:
- the LOC126540165 gene encoding inhibitor of Bruton tyrosine kinase: MDSACLQNTPDCTPRCKSSAHADLVLSSITKGTVPEIQTYCRYLCHNFWCVSDSIGRTALHVAASLGKVELVRWLLEQCHADVDARDRESGWTALHRAVFYGQLHCAKVLLQHGASITTSDYEGLTPVDLAVRDRMPYIEYTPSDPCEVYVWGSNKNFTLGLVTEQSPKDPEVLESFRRDGISVQKVKMQKFHSVFLTNAGDVYVCGHGLGGRLGLNSEKTTLSVTQLPLTKVNKGKCVDIASGQDHTVMLMEDGQVLTCGLNTYHQLGLIPPPPQVLSPRPLSMKFLKEKKVVGVCAAKYHTVIYTEDGVYTFGLNAGQLGHPKGDRLQTVPRQISMLSHPDIRFSHVVSSDGAVVCATVKGDIYVCQEYKCRKIASKQLEIKQLSVVGGQIDDSGDTVSGSGDGEKQALKVAMLTKSGKLYLWQSSNLTLTRCLFNTHLQPKIVDICLSTRNIALVSKDGEGYLGTLASKKEVKKVSENSPQSRKTAVPSSNACSLVKLLEWKECEHISLKRLHSVNRATRITCSCAGESFAVLQSNPKVGLLYEPSVKYSEFQSHMMQLLESGDCGDAVHDIVVKVKGNSYPLHRYILASRSEYFQKVINEIEPSGVHVIDNITVKAFEEVLCFIYTNSCNILESESARVIVGLSNKYSLGKRITTAFLKEVHDASKKLGVHSLKDCLSKASIKNNAVVLGIVPPMTKYRFFRNKFDTLCDVTLVSSDSVSFPCHRCILVARLEYFNSMLSFGWAEYSSSQLSLPITSKVLDAILEFLYTDDVPKLKHSRDIEFLCQVLVSADQLLATRLRQICEATLGDMMTLKNVSDLLEVACMYNADQLKTLCVQFMCINLPAILECSLDSLSDDAATDLASCYKEMVPAMSRRVVTPYMSDPSKEDIEKVQEDYGALFDHAEFLVTNTPDTKSKARRKSAPRKISESSALSVVSTSPAKPMEEPRVSSFGDFAKQSSSSATRPVVLPKPCQPSSTVEVTPTKGPERKVRTLSEGATSPPAVSAFTFPSLGEVMADKKGRKSPTDSKHVEAVRPMVKLSQKQRKQMKGSTPVNILAPKTPPPSNCPWFQNASQTAQASSPPTVGINEVGAHGTFPSPSSPPAEVPRMIDILRFEEQKVQNLEKVKPKALHIINMEDKAIEELLKFYNAEDNAEERITACRVLPDAYAAPVWRKKY; the protein is encoded by the coding sequence ATGGATAGCGCCTGTCTGCAGAACACACCCGACTGCACTCCGAGGTGCAAGTCATCGGCGCATGCCGATCTTGTCCTCTCCTCCATCACCAAGGGGACAGTGCCGGAGATACAGACATACTGTCGCTACCTCTGCCACAATTTCTGGTGCGTCAGCGACTCCATCGGTCGAACGGCGCTCCACGTAGCCGCGTCGTTGGGCAAGGTTGAACTCGTCAGATGGCTACTCGAGCAGTGTCACGCCGATGTGGACGCTCGCGACCGCGAGTCCGGCTGGACTGCCCTGCACAGGGCCGTTTTCTACGGGCAGCTTCACTGCGCCAAGGTTCTGCTCCAGCACGGCGCGAGCATCACTACGTCCGACTACGAAGGTCTGACACCCGTGGACTTAGCGGTTCGCGACAGAATGCCGTACATAGAGTACACTCCGTCGGACCCCTGCGAAGTGTACGTCTGGGGCTCCAACAAGAACTTCACACTAGGTCTCGTCACCGAGCAGTCGCCCAAGGACCCCGAAGTTCTGGAGTCGTTTCGGCGAGACGGCATCTCTGTCCAGAAGGTCAAGATGCAAAAGTTCCACTCTGTTTTCCTAACGAACGCCGGCGACGTGTACGTATGCGGACATGGTCTCGGTGGTCGGCTTGGGCTGAACTCCGAGAAAACGACGTTGAGCGTGACGCAACTCCCGCTTACCAAGGTGAACAAAGGAAAGTGCGTGGACATAGCATCAGGACAAGACCACACTGTCATGCTAATGGAAGATGGACAAGTCCTGACATGTGGTTTGAACACCTACCATCAGCTGGGCCTCATCCCACCGCCCCCGCAAGTGCTGTCTCCGAGGCCTCTTTCAATGAAATTCCTCAAGGAAAAAAAGGTGGTTGGAGTCTGTGCAGCAAAATACCACACTGTCATCTACACGGAAGATGGAGTGTACACGTTTGGCCTGAATGCTGGGCAGCTTGGTCATCCAAAAGGAGACAGACTGCAGACTGTTCCGAGGCAAATCTCCATGCTAAGCCATCCTGACATAAGATTCAGCCATGTTGTGTCTTCTGACGGTGCTGTCGTCTGCGCAACAGTGAAAGGTGACATATATGTTTGTCAGGAGTACAAGTGCCGCAAAATAGCATCTAAGCAACTCGAAATCAAACAGCTgagtgttgttggtggtcagatCGATGATTCTGGTGACACTGTTAGTGGCAGTGGGGACGGAGAGAAGCAAGCACTTAAGGTGGCAATGCTAACCAAGTCTGGAAAGCTATACCTGTGGCAGTCTTCAAACCTTACACTCACTCGCTGTCTCTTTAACACCCATCTGCAGCCCAAAATTGTGGACATTTGCCTCAGCACCAGAAACATAGCTCTTGTCTCAAAGGATGGCGAAGGTTACTTGGGAACTCTGGCCTCAAAGAAGGAGGTAAAGAAGGTCTCTGAAAACAGTCCTCAGTCAAGGAAGACAGCTGTGCCATCCTCTAATGCTTGTAGCCTGGTCAAACTCTTGGAGTGGAAAGAGTGCGAGCATATCAGTTTGAAGAGGCTTCACTCTGTTAACAGGGCAACAAGAATCACTTGCAGTTGTGCTGGGGAGAGCTTTGCTGTGCTTCAGAGTAATCCCAAGGTGGGCCTCTTGTACGAACCCAGCGTCAAGTACTCGGAATTTCAGAGCCACATGATGCAGCTGTTGGAGTCAGGTGACTGCGGAGATGCTGTGCACGACATTGTTGTCAAGGTAAAGGGCAACTCCTACCCCTTGCACCGTTACATTTTGGCATCTCGCAGCGAGTACTTCCAGAAAGTTATAAATGAGATAGAGCCATCAGGTGTTCATGTCATTGACAACATAACTGTAAAGGCATTTGAAGAGGTACTCTGCTTTATTTATACAAACAGCTGCAACATCCTTGAGAGTGAGAGTGCACGCGTTATTGTAGGGTTGTCAAATAAGTACAGTCTGGGAAAGAGGATCACGACTGCATTTTTGAAAGAGGTTCACGACGCCTCCAAAAAGCTTGGAGTTCATTCCCTCAAAGACTGCCTCAGCAAAGCAAGCATTAAAAACAACGCTGTGGTTCTTGGCATTGTACCACCAATGACCAAGTACCGCTTCTTCAGGAACAAGTTTGATACCCTATGCGATGTTACCCTGGTGTCTAGCGACAGCGTGAGTTTTCCATGCCACCGGTGCATTCTTGTGGCCAGGTTGGAGTATTTCAACAGCATGCTGTCTTTTGGCTGGGCGGAGTACTCAAGCAGCCAGTTGTCTCTACCCATAACATCGAAAGTTCTGGATGCCATCCTGGAATTCTTGTACACGGATGATGTTCCTAAGTTGAAGCACTCCAGGGACATTGAGTTTCTTTGTCAGGTTCTTGTAAGTGCAGACCAGCTGTTGGCGACACGACTGAGGCAGATCTGTGAGGCCACCCTTGGGGACATGATGACATTGAAAAATGTTTCAGACCTACTGGAAGTGGCTTGCATGTACAATGCAGACCAGCTGAAAACACTGTGTGTGCAGTTTATGTGCATCAACCTTCCTGCCATTCTGGAATGTTCCCTGGACTCTCTCAGTGATGACGCTGCCACTGACCTCGCGTCCTGCTACAAGGAAATGGTGCCGGCCATGTCAAGACGTGTCGTAACACCTTACATGAGTGACCCCAGCAAGGAAGACATTGAGAAGGTCCAGGAAGATTATGGGGCACTGTTTGATCACGCTGAATTTCTGGTCACTAACACCCCTGATACAAAAAGCAAAGCTAGACGGAAGAGTGCGCCAAGGAAAATTTCTGAATCTTCTGCACTAAGTGTAGTCTCCACTTCCCCAGCAAAACCCATGGAAGAGCCCCGTGTTTCCAGCTTTGGCGATTTTGCTAAGCAGAGCAGTAGCTCTGCCACCAGGCCTGTTGTCCTGCCGAAACCATGTCAGCCATCATCAACAGTGGAGGTTACTCCCACTAAGGGCCCGGAACGAAAAGTAAGAACGCTCTCCGAAGGTGCTACCTCTCCGCCAGCAGTGTCAGCCTTCACATTTCCGAGCCTCGGCGAAGTCATGGCTGACAAGAAAGGGCGCAAGTCACCAACGGACAGCAAGCATGTCGAGGCTGTGCGGCCAATGGTAAAGCTGTCGCAAAAGCAGCGAAAACAAATGAAGGGCAGCACACCTGTGAACATACTTGCACCCAAGACGCCACCACCATCCAACTGCCCATGGTTTCAGAATGCATCGCAGACAGCTCAGGCTTCATCCCCTCCCACTGTGGGAATTAATGAAGTAGGTGCACACGGCACTTTCCCTTCTCCGTCTTCACCTCCTGCCGAGGTGCCCAGAATGATAGACATACTTAGGTTCGAAGAACAAAAGGTACAGAACCTTGAGAAGGTGAAGCCAAAAGCGCTTCACATTATAAACATGGAAGACAAAGCAATCGAAGAGCTGCTGAAGTTTTACAATGCTGAAGACAATGCAGAGGAAAGGATAACGGCTTGCAGGGTCCTGCCAGATGCATATGCTGCCCCTGTATGGAGGAAGAAATATTGA